The sequence below is a genomic window from Streptosporangium lutulentum.
CCGAGCTGAAGGGAGGAGATCCCGCCCCAGGCCGCGGCGAAGTCGGGCACCTTCAGCTCGGGGGTGGACGGTGAGTGGTCGGAGACGACGCAGCTCAGCACCCCGTCGGCGAGGGCGCGCCAGAGCTCGTCGCGGTTGGCCGAGGATCGGATCGGCGGGCAGCACTTGAACTGGGTGGCGCCCTCCGGGATCTCCTCGGCCGTCAGCGTGAGGTAGTGCGGGCAGGTCTCCGCGGTGATCCTGACGCCCTCCCGTCGCGCCCTGGCCAGCGGCGGGAGACAGAGCGCGGACGACACGTGCAGGATGTGCGCCCGGACGCCGGTCTCCCCCGCCAGCGCGACGACCCGTTCGACCGCCCGGCGTTCGGACTCGCCGGGCCTGGAGTCGAGGAACTCCCGGTACCCCGGCCCGGACGGGTCGCCGAGCAGGGCGGGGTCCTCGGCGTGGACGATCAGCAGGCCGTCGAAGGATGCGATCTCCGCCATGGCCGCCCGCAGCTCACCGGTGGTCAGCGGCGGGAACTCCTCGACCCCCGAGGGGGACAGGAAGCACTTGAACCCCCGGACGCCCGCCTCGTGCAGCGGCCTCAGGTCCTTGAGGTTGCCGGGGATCGCACCGCCCCAGAAGCCGACGTCCACCAGGCACCGCCCGGCCGCGGCCGCTCTCTTCTCGGCCAGCGCGTCCACGTTCACCGTCGGCGGCAGCGAGTTGAGCGGCATGTCCACGATCGTGGTCACACCGCCCGCCGCCGCCGCCCGGGTGGCGGAGGCGAAGCCCTCCCAGTGGGTCCGGCCCGGCTCGTTGACGTGCACGTGGGTGTCCACGAGACCGGGCAGCAGCGCGGTGCCGCCGAGGTCGACCTGTTCGGCGGCGGCGGGGGGCGCGTCGTAGGCGTGCAGGCCGACGATCCTCCCGTCCCGCACGGCGACCGCCGCCGGCTCCTCCCCCGTGGGCAGTACGGCCCGGCGGGACCGGATGACCAGATCCATCACGTCGTCAGCCTCCACACTCGTCGTCTCCCGGGACCGCCCGATCTCCCCTGCCTCCCGGCCCCGCGGCCGGGCGCTCCGTCACGCCGATCCGGGCATCCCGGCACCGGCCCCCCACGCCTCGTGCGGTCCGGGCCCTCCGGGGGCGGGGACCTCGATCACAGATGGTTCTCCGCGACCCTCCGCGCGAGGCGCTCCAGCAGCGGGCCCGCCTCGGACATGCACACGGCCGGGTCCGGCTCGAGGTCGGTGAGCGCGTAGGCGGCCGTGATGCCCGCCGCGTGCAACTCGTCGTCTCCGAGGGTCCTGCGTCCGCAGACCGCGACGACCGGGACCCCGGCCTTGGCCGCGGCGGTCGCCACCCCGGCGGGGGCCTTGCCGCGCAGGGTCTGCTCGTCCAGCGAGCCCTCGCCGGTGACGACCAGACGGGCGCCCTGGATCAGGTCCTGAAAGCCGAGCAGGTCGAGCAGATACCCGATGCCGGGACGGAAGCCGGCCGCCAGGAAGGCCAGCGCGGCGAACCCCACTCCCCCGGCGGCGCCCGCGCCCGGCTGGGCGGCCACGCCCATCGAACGGACGACGCCGTCGTGCTCGATGGCGCCGACCAGGCCGTGGGTGTGCGCGGCGACGGCGGCCAGCCTGGCGAGAGCCGAGTCGAGCAGCTTCACGTCGTCGGGACTCGCGCCCTTCTGCGGGCCGTACACGGCGGCGGCGCCGTGCGGGCCGAGCAGCGGGTTGTCCACGTCGCCCGCGACGACGACCTCGACGCCGGAGAGGTCGAGGAGCCCGGAGGTGTCGATCTTTTCGAGATCGCGGAGGGCGGCCCCGCCGAACGACAGCTCCTGGCCGTCCGCGTCCAGGAAGCGGACGCCGAGCGCCCGCATCATGCCGGTTCCGCCGTCGGTGGAGGCACTGCCGCCGAGCCCGAGCACGATCCGCCCGGCGCCCCGCCGTACGGCGTGGGCGATCAGCTCGCCCGTGCCGTAGCTGGTCGCGGTGAGCGCCGCGAGCTCGACGCCGCCGGACGAGGGAGAGTCCGGCGCGGAGAGCGGCAGCCTCCGCAGCCCTGACGCCTCCGCCAGCTCGACCACCGCCGTCGCCACGTCCCCTCCGGGGGAGGCGTCCCGCCAGGCGTAGGCGGCGAGGACCGGATTCCCCACCGGACCGGTGACCTCGACCTCGACGCGGGTGAACCCGCTGGCCACGACCGCGTCCACGGTGCCCTCGCCGCCGTCCGCCACCGGCAGCGCGACGGTGGTGACACCGGGGCCGAGACCCGCGGCCACGCGGGCGACGACCTCGGTGCCGGTCAGTGATCCCCTGAACTTGTCCGGCGCGATCACGACATGTCCCAAAAATTCAGACAAGCCTGCTCCCTGATGGAGGGGGGACGGACACGCGTTCCCGCCCGAGGCGAGCGGGCGGGAACGAATACCGGAACCCGGTGAGATGGAGAACCATCATCACATCTGTCCGGTGACGCGCTTGAGCACCCACCGGAGAACCTGCCGCGACCATCCGTCCGGGAACGCGCCCGAGTCCGTCTGAGGACCCGTTCGAACACCCGGCCTCCGGCGGCCGGGAGTGCCCGGCGATCGGACCCCGATCAGGAGCCGACCTCCTTGCCCGCGGTGAAGCCCTGTTCCTCGGCCAGGCGCAGGAGGCGGCGGTGCGCCCGGCCCCCCGCGCGGCCGAGCTCGTCCTGGGCGACCGTCCGCAGCTCGTCGTCCTCGACGACGGTCTCGCCGCCCACCAGGAGCCGGGCCAGCGGCGGCTGCCGGGAGCCGAAGACCAGGGCGCAGACCGGGTCGGTGACGGCCGAGGCGAAGGCGCCGGTCCTCCAGAGGGCGATGTCGGCGAGCTTTCCGGCCTCCAGGGAGCCGAGCTCCTCCTGACGGCCCAGGTTCTTCGCCCCGCCGAGGGTGGCCATCTCCAGAGCCTGGCGGGCGGTGAGCGCGGCGGGCCCGTACCTGGCCCGCTG
It includes:
- the allB gene encoding allantoinase AllB, whose product is MDLVIRSRRAVLPTGEEPAAVAVRDGRIVGLHAYDAPPAAAEQVDLGGTALLPGLVDTHVHVNEPGRTHWEGFASATRAAAAGGVTTIVDMPLNSLPPTVNVDALAEKRAAAAGRCLVDVGFWGGAIPGNLKDLRPLHEAGVRGFKCFLSPSGVEEFPPLTTGELRAAMAEIASFDGLLIVHAEDPALLGDPSGPGYREFLDSRPGESERRAVERVVALAGETGVRAHILHVSSALCLPPLARARREGVRITAETCPHYLTLTAEEIPEGATQFKCCPPIRSSANRDELWRALADGVLSCVVSDHSPSTPELKVPDFAAAWGGISSLQLGLTAVWTEASRRGHTLEEVVRWMAGNPAALAGLRGKGAIAVGADADLVAFDAEAGHTVDVSLLHHKNPVTPYHGRTLTGVVRTTWLRGRVVDPVVSPARGPAGAGPTGTLL
- a CDS encoding glycerate kinase, which gives rise to MSEFLGHVVIAPDKFRGSLTGTEVVARVAAGLGPGVTTVALPVADGGEGTVDAVVASGFTRVEVEVTGPVGNPVLAAYAWRDASPGGDVATAVVELAEASGLRRLPLSAPDSPSSGGVELAALTATSYGTGELIAHAVRRGAGRIVLGLGGSASTDGGTGMMRALGVRFLDADGQELSFGGAALRDLEKIDTSGLLDLSGVEVVVAGDVDNPLLGPHGAAAVYGPQKGASPDDVKLLDSALARLAAVAAHTHGLVGAIEHDGVVRSMGVAAQPGAGAAGGVGFAALAFLAAGFRPGIGYLLDLLGFQDLIQGARLVVTGEGSLDEQTLRGKAPAGVATAAAKAGVPVVAVCGRRTLGDDELHAAGITAAYALTDLEPDPAVCMSEAGPLLERLARRVAENHL